A single Chaetodon trifascialis isolate fChaTrf1 chromosome 18, fChaTrf1.hap1, whole genome shotgun sequence DNA region contains:
- the psme2 gene encoding proteasome activator complex subunit 2 — translation MSKTSTLKISSASAQKVEIFRQSLYHEAENLFSSYIPLKIAQLDALLRDEGFSVTDMTSLRAPLDIPVPDPPSPEDEEMETDKNEEDEKKKKKAPKCGFIKGNEKIMLLLEKVKPEIVALREAIITASCWIQHLVPKIEDGNDFGVAIQEKILERITAVRTKVDGFQTNINKYFTERGDAVAKASKETHVMDYRSLVHEKDEAIYSEIRVIVLDIRGFYTEFYDIISKNLEKVTNPKGEEKPSMY, via the exons ATGTCAAAAACATCCACTCTGAAGATCAGCAGCGCGAGCGCGCAGAAG GTGGAAATCTTCCGCCAGTCTCTGTACCACGAG GCGGAGAATTTGTTCTCCAGCTACATCCCCCTGAAGATCGCACAGCTGGACGCTCTGCTCAGG gatGAAGGCTTCAGTGTCACAGACATGACCTCGCTGCGGGCTCCTCTGGACATCCCCGTACCTGACCCCCCGTCCCCAGAGGACGAG GAAATGGAGACGGATAAGAACGAAgaggatgagaagaaaaagaagaaag CTCCAAAATGTGGCTTCATCAAGGGCAATGAGAAGATCATGCTGCTTCTGGAGAAGGTGAAGCCAGAGATCGTGGCTCTGAGAGAGGCCATCATCACT GCCTCCTGCTGGATTCAGCACCTCGTCCCAAAGATAGAAGACGGAAATGACTTCGGTGTTGCCATCCAG GAGAAGATCCTGGAGAGGATCACCGCAGTGAGGACCAAAGTGGATGGTTTTCAGACCAACATCAATAA GTACTTCACAGAGAGGGGAGACGCTGTTGCAAAAGCCTCCAAAGAGACTCATGTG ATGGACTACCGCTCGCTCGTCCATGAGAAGGACGAGGCCATCTACTCTGAGATCAGAGTGATTGTTCTCGACATTCGCGGCTTCTAC ACCGAGTTTTACGACATCATCAGCAAGAATCTGGAGAAGGTGACCAACCcgaaaggagaggagaaacctTCCATGTactga
- the lsm5 gene encoding U6 snRNA-associated Sm-like protein LSm5, whose protein sequence is MAATPATNPSQLLPLELVDKCIGSRIHIVMKTDKEIVGTLLGFDDFVNMVLEDVTEFEITPEGRRITKLDQILLNGNNITMLIPGGEGPEV, encoded by the exons ATGGCGGCTACTCCGGCAACAAATCCGTCACAGCTGCTTCCACTCG AGCTTGTGGACAAATGTATCGGCTCCCGAATTCACATCGTCATGAAAACCGACAAAGAAATCGTCGGCACCCTGCTGGGTTTCGATGACTTCGTCA ATATGGTCCTGGAGGACGTGACAGAATT TGAAATCACACCAGAGGGAAGGAGGATAACCAAACTGGACCAGATCCTCCTCAATGGCAACAACATCACCATG ctcATACCTGGAGGAGAAGGTCCTGAAGTGTGA